Proteins encoded by one window of Anoplopoma fimbria isolate UVic2021 breed Golden Eagle Sablefish chromosome 23, Afim_UVic_2022, whole genome shotgun sequence:
- the prdm4 gene encoding PR domain zinc finger protein 4, translating into MNDMNLSPVGMDQLTVPSVSASHLGLPTSPTHNPIPTQGMSVAIPSLGPSLGSLPSALSLMLPMGPLSDRGVMCGLPERNYSLPPPPYPHLESSYFRHILPGILSYLADRPPPQYIHPSSLNMDGTLSVASNNPSGLDPYSGPGGPLEQGLVPMDSRQVSGQGDLHQTGAHELDSTGLAMESRVSSPMSPDRMGEELATMDGVGVVVVSDTQQQLGGGRQPQQHEGLTGVDSSGGVMPLHGPPVLELPVVMEQDHMGGRVGNSGGGGAGGLGEQLHSNGELNSGVVSVVLTGSMASQGQLEPVSLHGHSGMGLEAVNVSPITAEVSLGPENNLVLVNSTLQLEDSNSNKENMVTAYTIWCTLCERSYTSDCPEHGPVTFIPDTPIQSRARLSLPRQLCLRISVADEPLGVFARDVIPQRTCFGPMVGQHCSNVDLSDWPDKDTPQIWKMYHNNVLEFYIVTTDENECNWMMFVRKARTREEPNLVAYPANGKLFFCTTTEIHPDQQLLFYYSRDYCRLMGVPQVPEGQICHCGKECSSFSELKSHLDSHNSNHSHNQPPHSHSPSQQDHSQQQQQPQQQQQQEQQPQQQQHTHREEKLTNGTSSSSSSPWPCHTHAAGQTNSDNNSSSASSNRNSNNVISRAKGQGHVREKKFKCSMCSRAFLTSTKLNVHFMGHVGMKPHKCEYCSKAFSDPSNLRMHLKIHTGQKNYRCTVCEKLFTQKSHVASHMLIHTGAEKLKCDLCDRAFIRKHDLKQHMFSHTHERRIQCPKCNKHFLKTNHLKKHMNSHEGRRDFVCEKCHKAFLTKYHLTRHLKICKGPKTERASRKERELDEEEDEDEEEEEEEEEEEDDGTGRGGERLVDSASNEDCGLDVGGYNSEKSLSPPH; encoded by the exons ATGAACGACATGAACCTGAGTCCTGTGGGCATGGACCAGCTCACCGTGCCCTCGGTGAGTGCCAGCCACCTGGGTCTGCCCACCTCCCCGACACACAACCCCATTCCCACTCAAG GCATGTCAGTGGCCATCCCCAGCCTGGGTCCTTCCCTGGGCTCCCTTCCCTCTGCCCTCTCGCTGATGCTCCCCATGGGTCCACTGAGTGACAGAGGAGTGATGTGCGGCCTGCCAGAGAGGAACTACTCTTTGCCACCACCTCCGTACCCCCACCTGGAGAGCAGCTACTTCCGACACATATTGCCAG GTATCCTGTCATATCTGGCAGACCGTCCACCACCTCAATACATCCATCCCAGCAGCCTTAACATGGATGGGACCCTGTCGGTGGCCAGCAACAATCCCTCAGGTCTTGATCCCTACAGTGGCCCTGGAGGCCCGCTGGAGCAGGGCCTGGTGCCCATGGACTCAAGACAGGTGAGTGGCCAGGGAGACCTCCACCAGACTGGTGCTCATGAGCTGGACTCAACAGGATTGGCCATGGAGTCACGTGTCAGCAGCCCCATGTCCCCTGACCGGATGGGAGAGGAACTGGCCACCATGGACGGGGTCGGGGTGGTTGTAGTGTCTGACACCCAGCAACAGCTCGGAGGGGGAAGGCAGCCTCAGCAGCATGAGGGATTGACTGGGGTGGACTCATCTGGTGGGGTGATGCCCCTCCATGGACCCCCTGTTCTAGAACTACcggtggtgatggagcaggatCATATGGGGGGCAGAGTGGGGAACtctgggggaggaggagcaggaggactcGGGGAGCAGCTCCACTCAAATGGGGAGCTGAACTCCGGCGTTGTCAGTGTGGTGCTCACTGGCTCCATGGCCAGCCAGGGCCAACTGGAGCCGGTGTCGCTCCATGGGCACTCTGGGATGGGACTAGAGGCAGTGAATGTGTCCCCCATCACTGCAGAAGTGTCGCTTGGGCCAGAAAACAACCTGGTGCTTGTCAACTCCACCCTACAGCTAGAGGATTCAAACTCCAACAAGGAGAACATGGTCACTGCCTACACcatct GGTGCACACTGTGTGAGCGCTCATATACCTCAGACTGTCCAGAGCATGGCCCGGTCACCTTCATCCCTGACACGCCTATCCAAAGCCGGGCTCGCCTCTCTCTGCCGCGTCAACTGTGCCTGCGCATCTCAGTAGCTGACGAACCGCTTG GAGTTTTTGCACGGGATGTCATTCCTCAAAGAACCTGCTTTGGACCAATGGTGGGCCAGCACTGTAGCAATGTGGACCTCTCTGATTGGCCAGATAAAGACACACCTCAAATATGGAAG ATGTATCACAACAATGTGCTGGAATTCTACATCGTGACAACGGATGAGAATGAGTGCAACTGGATGATGTTTGTCCGCAAAGCAAG aacACGTGAGGAACCGAACCTGGTGGCGTACCCTGCCAACGGTAAACTGTTCTTCTGTACAACCACAGAGATCCACCCAGACCAGCAGCTGCTCTTCTATTACAGCCGAGACTACTGCAGGCTGATGG GTGTTCCGCAGGTCCCTGAGGGCCAGATCTGCCATTGTGGCAAAGAGTGCTCCTCCTTCTCTGAGCTCAAGTCTCATCTTGATAGCCATAACAGTAACCACAGCCATAACCAACCTCCACACAGCCACAGTCCATCACAGCAGGACCActcacagcaacagcaacaaccacagcagcagcagcagcaagagcaacaaccacagcaacaacaacacactcacCGGGAAGAGAAGCTTACCAATGGGACCtcaagctcctcctcttccccatGGCCCTGCCACACTCACGCTGcgggacaaacaaacagtgataaCAATAGCAGCAGTGCCAGCAGTAATAGAAACTCTAATAATGTTATCTCCAGAGCAAAAGGTCAGGGTCATGTACGGGAGAAGAAATTCAAATGCAGCATGTGTTCCCGGGCTTTTCTCACATCCACAAAGCTCAACGTGCACTTCATGGGGCACGTGGGGATGAAACCTCACAAGTGTGAATACTGCAGTAAGGCCTTCAGTGACCCCAGCAACCTCAGGATGCACCTCAAGATTCACACAG GTCAGAAAAACTACAGATGCACAGTGTGCGAGAAGTTGTTTACCCAGAAATCCCATGTGGCATCGCATATGCTCATCCACACCGGTGCAGAGAAGCTCAAGTGTGACCTCTGTGACCGAGCATTCATCAGGAAACATGACCTGAAACAACACAtgttctctcacacaca TGAGCGCCGCATACAGTGCCCAAAGTGCAACAAACACTTCCTCAAGACCAACCACCTGAAGAAGCACATGAACTCTCACGAAGGCCGAAGAGACTTTGTCTGTGAGAAATGCCACAAAGCTTTCCTCACCAAATACCACCTCACCCGTCACCTCAAGATATGCAAAGGGCCCAAGACGGAACGAGCGTCTCGTAAGGAGCGGGAACtagatgaggaagaggatgaagacgaggaggaagaggaggaggaggaggaggaggaggatgatggtacaggaagaggaggagaaagactTGTAGACTCAGCCAGCAATGAAGACTGTGGATTAGATGTTGGAGGATATAACTCTGAAAAGTCCCTGTCACCCCCTCATTGA